The Tenrec ecaudatus isolate mTenEca1 chromosome 9, mTenEca1.hap1, whole genome shotgun sequence genome window below encodes:
- the SPMIP4 gene encoding sperm-associated microtubule inner protein 4 — protein sequence MEVIHGRPCYCRALERGGLLSDTYCSNEIHTPLQTLARPTASDDRYQEFKESLQQCRLPWGGERECGRMIPISLSEEHRPKCEHPHCLGKGHQHYGCSGEAWARKSPFEQLYCLTQNRKSDILRNDCLSPKPPSAMLQEIYFPYPIEHPYHTHISRDAMFPTFTSPRELYTGIKIRSQQPFPPTMPAKTYDSLVAAKTKGNPYRHELIEVPSDSKKKALTWPGQNVYYDMPRCAEKNRPVFYPKPPKTYAPNTSLSLWDPMKSLKEANIQRNLERSHWMTSYTRDFTGLGPMDPVELDDYHEKEVAKLTGQIGFDPEPQEKSHPVLKPVRPLEGRIARLINNQRPLEATVQEKPPACPDCTPTVLCTFHTFIPSSEEMRALNNNTRGAVTHKDRDIQEKMKEQSLLSTYTLPSCYPTKEPTDLYDIKSFPKITDTKKTEDLYLRQLALRSQPMSYPKADNYILYEHFKSDQYTVCQEPESLRKPGSLQNKQGTETFTVEQFCGKPEEHQLPWDVENEEESRPVLGWIPRAGVAKPQTDLLDLKNSFSKSGIRKRFHKSILDAHKDLRDKEHSGMKHQFYGHNSYYFHN from the exons GTACCAGGAATTCAAGGAGTCACTCCAGCAGTGCAGGCTCCCCTGGGGTGGTGAGAGGGAATGTGGTAGAATGATACCAATTTCACTCTCCGAAGAACACAGGCCAAAATGTGAACACCCTCATTGCTTGGGGAAAGGACATCAGCATTATGGATGTAGTGGCGAAGCCTGGGCAAG aAAGTCTCCTTTTGAACAATTATACTGTTTGACGCAAAACAGAAAAAGCGACATCCTTAGAAATGATTGCTT GAGTCCCAAACCACCTAGCGCTATGCTACA AGAAATCTACTTCCCGTATCCAATCGAACACCCCTACCACACCCACATCTCCCGGGATGCCATGTTCCCAACCTTCACGTCGCCCAGGGAACTCTACACTGGCATTAAGATCCGCAGCCAGCAACCGTTCCCCCCAACCATGCCAGCGAAGACTTACGATTCATTGGTTGCTGCGAAGACAAAAG GTAATCCCTATAGACACGAACTGATTGAAGTTCCCTCTGACTCCAAGAAGAAGGCCTTGACTTGGCCAGGTCAGAATGTATATTATGAT ATGCCTCGATGTGCTGAAAAAAATAGGCCAGTGTTCTACCCCAAACCTCCTAAAACATATGCTCCCAACACGTCTTTAAGTCTGTGGGATCCTATGAAATCTCTGAAAGAAGCCAACATACAACGAAATCTTGAGAGGTCCCACTGGATGACTTCGTACACTCGTGACTTTACAG GTCTGGGGCCCATGGACCCCGTTGAACTGGATGATTACCATGAAAAGGAGGTAGCCAAGTTAACGGGACAGATCGGCTTTGACCCGGAGCCC CAAGAAAAATCCCATCCTGTCCTGAAACCGGTCAGGCCCTTGGAAGGACGCATTGCCCGGCTGATTAATAACCAACGTCCTCTGGAGGCTACTGTCCAGGAAAAGCCACCTGCCTGTCCAGACTGTACCCCGACAGTTTTGTGCACTTTCCACACCTTCATACCCAGTTCTGAAGAAATGAGGGCACTTAATAATAACACACGGGGGGCTGTGACCCATAAGGACCGAGACATTCAGGAAAAGATGAAAGAGCAAAGCTTGCTATCGACCTACACACTTCCATCTTGTTACCCAACAAAAGAGCCGACTGACCTTTATGACATAAAGTCATTTCCAAAAATCACAGACACTAAAAAGACAGAAGATTTGTATTTGAGACAGTTGGCGTTAAGATCCCAACCTATGTCTTACCCTAAGGCAGACAATTATATTCTCTATGAGCATTTTAAATCTGACCAATACACTGTGTGTCAAGAACCAGAGAGCCTTAGGAAACCTGGCTCTTTACAAAATAAACAAGGCACAGAAACTTTCACAGTAGAACAGTTTTGCGGCAAGCCAGAAGAACATCAGTTGCCCTGGGACGTGGAAAATGAGGAAGAGTCACGACCTGTTCTAGGTTGGATTCCTAGAGCTGGAGTGGCCAAGCCACAGACCGACCTGCTGGACCTTAAGAACTCTTTTTCAAAATCGGGCATACGAAAGCGTTTCCATAAGTCCATTTTAGATGCCCATAAAGATCTCAGGGACAAGGAGCACTCCGGGATGAAACACCAATTCTATGGCCATAACTCCTATTATTTCCACAATTAA
- the LOC142456922 gene encoding small ribosomal subunit protein eS6-like — MKLNISFPATGCQKLIEVDDERKLRTFYEKRMATEATAEAAAEALGDEWKGYVVRISGGNDKQGFPMKQGVLTHGRVRLRLSKGHSCYRPRRTGERKRKSVRGCIVDANLSVLNLVIVKKGEKDIPGLTDTTVPRRLGPKRASRIRKLFNLSKEDDVRQYVVRKPLNKEGKKPRTKAPKIQRLVTPRVLQHKRRRIALKKQRTKKNKEEAAEYAKLLAKRTKEAKEKRQEQIAKRWRLSSLRASTSKSESSQK, encoded by the coding sequence ATGAAGCTGAATAtctccttcccagccactggctgCCAGAAACTCATTGAAGTGGACGATGAACGCAAACTTCGCACCTTTTATGAGAAGCGAATGGCCACGGAGGCCACCGCGGAGGCTGCCGCGGAGGCGCTGGGCGATGAATGGAAGGGCTACGTCGTCCGCATCAGCGGCGGGAATGACAAGCAAGGTTTTCCCATGAAGCAAGGTGTCTTGACCCACGGCCGTGTCCGCCTGCGGCTGAGTAAGGGGCACTCCTGCTACAGACCACGGAGAACTGGGGAGAGGAAGCGCAAATCTGTCCGGGGCTGCATTGTGGATGCCAATCTGAGCGTTCTCAACTTGGTTATTgtaaagaaaggggagaaagatATCCCAGGACTGACTGACACAACTGTGCCTCGTCGCCTGGGGCCCAAAAGAGCCAGCAGAATCCGCAAACTCTTCAATCTCTCTAAAGAAGATGACGTCCGCCAGTACGTTGTGAGAAAGCCACTGAACAAAGAGGGCAAGAAACCTAGGACCAAAGCGCCCAAGATTCAGCGTCTTGTGACTCCGCGGGTCCTGCAGCACAAGCGCCGGCGCATTGCCCTGAAGAAGCAGCGCACCAAGAAAAACAAGGAGGAGGCCGCCGAATATGCCAAGCTTTTGGCCAAGAGAACGAAGGAGGCCAAGGAGAAGCggcaggagcagattgccaagcGATGGAGGCTGTCCTCGCTGAGGGCTTCTACCTCCAAGTCTGAGTCCAGTCAGAAATGA